In the genome of Pempheris klunzingeri isolate RE-2024b chromosome 3, fPemKlu1.hap1, whole genome shotgun sequence, one region contains:
- the LOC139198583 gene encoding E3 ubiquitin-protein ligase TRIM39-like has protein sequence MAAANYPRSEDQFLCSLCLDVLTDPVTTPCGHNFCKTCITEHWNTNDRFLCPLCKEAFTTRPDLRVNTLLSEMVSQFRQSAQQDASSSSSEQQVSKPREVPCDVCTGTKLKALKSCLVCLVSYCETHLEPHLTASGLKRHQLIDPVENLDSRMCTKHDKPLELFCKTDQTYICVLCSVLDHKTHEFVPLKEEYEGQKAELGKTEAEIQQMIQKRRLKIEEIKRSADLSQEDADRAIAEGVQVFTSLKERVERGQAELINTIKEKQERAEKQAQAFIRELEQEISELMKRRTEVEQLSRSEDHLHLLQSVQTLNTNQPPATRDWTEVSVPPPSYEGTVRRAVAQLEEDLSKEMKKLIKAELRRVQKFAVDVTLDPDTAHPDLILSDDGKQVNDGDVKRKKLPDNPERFSKYIIVLGEQSFSSGRFYFEVQVKGKTEWSLGVARESINRKENIRLSPEDGYWTVWLRNGNEYEACENPSVLLSLRSQPQKVGVFVDYEDGLVSFYDVDAAALIYSFTGCSFTEKLFPYFNPCLNDGGKNSAPLIISPVHAVD, from the coding sequence atggcTGCAGCAAACTATCCGAGATCTGAAGATCAGTTTCTGTGCTCCCTCTGTCTGGATGTGCTCACTGATCCTGTCACCACACCATGTGGACACAACTTCTGCAAAACCTGCATCACTGAACACTGGAACACTAACGACCGGTTTCTGTGTCCCTTGTGTAAAGAGGCTTTTACCACAAGACCTGATTTGAGGGTCAACACTTTGCTCTCTGAGATGGTCTCTCAGTTCAGACAGTCAGCTCAACAGgacgccagcagcagcagctcagagcaacaAGTGTCCAAACCAAGAGAAGTTCCTTGTGACGTCTGCACTGGAACCAAACTGAAGGCCCTGAAGTCCTGCCTGGTGTGTCTGGTCTCCTACTGTGAGACTCACCTGGAGcctcatctgacagcttcaggCCTGAAAAGACACCAGCTGATCGACCCTGTGGAGAACCTGGACAGCAGGATGTGTACGAAGCACGATAAACCTCTGGAGCTGTTCTGTAAGACCGACCAGACGTATATCTGcgtgctctgctctgttttagacCACAAGACACATGAGTTTGTTCCTCTGAAAGAAGAATATGAAGGACAGAAGGCCGAGCTGGggaagacagaggctgaaatccagcagatgatccagaagagaCGACTGAAGATTGAGGAGATCAAACGGTCAgctgacctcagtcaggaagatgcagacagagcGATAGCAGAAGGTGTTCAGGTCTTCACTTCTCTGAAGGAGCGTGTTGAGAGAGGCCAGGCAGagctcatcaacaccatcaaagagaagcaggaaagagcagaaaaacaggcccaagctttcatcagagagctggaacaggaaatctctgagctgatgaagaggaggactgaggtggagcagctctCACGCTCTGAAgaccacctccatctcctccagagtGTCCAGACCCTCAACACCAACCAGCCTCCAGCCACCAGGGACTGGACAGAGGTCAGCGTCCCTCCACCGTCCTATGAGGGGACTGTGAGgagagctgtggctcagctggaggaggatctcagtaaagagatgaagaagctgattaaagctgagctgaggagggtCCAGAAGTTTGCAGTGGATGTGACTCTTGATCCTGATACAGCACATCCTGATCTCATCCTGTCTGATGATGGGAAACAAGTGAATGATGGTgatgtgaagaggaaaaaactcCCAGACAATCCAGAGAGGTTTTCTAAGTATATCATTGTCTTAGGAGAGCAGAGTTTCTCTTCAGGCAGATTCTACTTTGAGGTTcaggttaaaggaaaaactgaatggTCTTTAGGAGTGGCCAGAGAGTCGATCAACAGGAAAGAGAACATTAGACTGAGCCCTGAGGATGGTTACTGGACTGTATGGTTGAGGAATGGGAATGAGTACGAAGCTTGTGAGAACCCTtcagtccttctctctctgaggtCTCAGCCTCAGAaggtgggggtgtttgtggACTATGAGGACGGTCTGGTCTCCTTTTATGACGtagatgctgcagctctcatctACTCCTTCACCGGCTGCTCCTTCACTGAGAAACTCTTCCCCTACTTCAATCCGTGTCTTAAtgatggaggcaaaaactctGCCCCTCTGATCATCTCTCCTGTACACGCAGTAGACTGA
- the LOC139225600 gene encoding E3 ubiquitin-protein ligase TRIM39-like, producing MAAANYPRSEDQFLCSLCLDVLTDPVTTSCGHNFCKTCITEHWNTNDRFLCPLCKEAFTTRPDLRVNTLLSEMVSQFRQSAQQDASSSSSEQQVSKPREVPCDVCTGTKLKALKSCLVCLVSYCETHLEPHLTASGLKRHQLIDPVENLDSRMCTKHDKPLELFCKTDQTYICVLCSVLDHKTHEFVPLKEEYEGQKAELGKTEAEIQQMIQKRRLKIEEIKRSADLSQEDADRAIAEGVQVFTSLKERVERGQAELINTIKEKQERAEKQAQAFIRELEQEISELMKRRTEVEQLSRSEDHLNLLQSVQTLNTNQPPATRDWTEVSVPPPSYEGTVRRAVAQLEEDLSKEMKKLIKAELRRVQKFAVDVTLDPDTAHPDLILSDDGKQVNDGDVKRKKLPDNPERFSKYIIVLGEQSFSSGRFYFEVQVKGKTEWSLGVARESISRKENIRLSPEDGYWTVWLRNGNEYEACENPSVLLSLRSQPQKVGVFVDYEDGLVSFYDVDAAALIYSFTGCSFTEKLFPYFNPCLNDGGKNSAPLIISPVHAVD from the coding sequence atggcTGCAGCAAACTATCCGAGATCTGAAGATCAGTTTCTGTGCTCCCTCTGTCTGGATGTGCTCACTGATCCTGTCACCACATCATGTGGACACAACTTCTGCAAAACCTGCATCACTGAACACTGGAACACTAACGACCGGTTTCTGTGTCCCTTGTGTAAAGAGGCTTTTACCACAAGACCTGATTTGAGGGTCAACACTTTGCTCTCTGAGATGGTCTCTCAGTTCAGACAGTCAGCTCAACAGgacgccagcagcagcagctcagagcaacaAGTGTCCAAACCAAGAGAAGTTCCTTGTGACGTCTGCACTGGAACCAAACTGAAGGCCCTGAAGTCCTGCCTGGTGTGTCTGGTCTCCTACTGTGAGACTCACCTGGAGcctcatctgacagcttcaggCCTGAAAAGACACCAGCTGATCGACCCTGTGGAGAACCTGGACAGCAGGATGTGTACGAAGCACGATAAACCTCTGGAGCTGTTCTGTAAGACCGACCAGACGTATATCTGcgtgctctgctctgttttagacCACAAGACACATGAGTTTGTTCCTCTGAAAGAAGAATATGAAGGACAGAAGGCCGAGCTGGggaagacagaggctgaaatccagcagatgatccagaagagaCGACTGAAGATTGAGGAGATCAAACGGTCAgctgacctcagtcaggaagatgcagacagagcGATAGCAGAAGGTGTTCAGGTCTTCACTTCTCTGAAGGAGCGTGTTGAGAGAGGCCAGGCAGagctcatcaacaccatcaaagagaagcaggaaagagcagaaaaacaggcccaagctttcatcagagagctggaacaggaaatctctgagctgatgaagaggaggactgaggtggagcagctctCACGCTCTGAAGACCACCTCAATCTCCTCCAGAGTGTCCAGACCCTCAACACCAACCAGCCTCCAGCCACCAGGGACTGGACAGAGGTCAGCGTCCCTCCACCGTCCTATGAGGGGACTGTGAGgagagctgtggctcagctggaggaggatctcagtaaagagatgaagaagctgattaaagctgagctgaggagggtCCAGAAGTTTGCAGTGGATGTGACTCTTGATCCTGATACAGCACATCCTGATCTCATCCTGTCTGATGATGGGAAACAAGTGAATGATGGTgatgtgaagaggaaaaaactcCCAGACAATCCAGAGAGGTTTTCTAAGTATATCATTGTCTTAGGAGAGCAGAGTTTCTCTTCAGGCAGATTCTACTTTGAGGTTcaggttaaaggaaaaactgaatggTCTTTAGGAGTGGCCAGAGAGTCGATCAGCAGGAAAGAGAACATTAGACTGAGCCCTGAGGATGGTTACTGGACTGTATGGTTGAGGAATGGGAATGAGTACGAAGCTTGTGAGAACCCTtcagtccttctctctctgaggtCTCAGCCTCAGAaggtgggggtgtttgtggACTATGAGGACGGTCTGGTCTCCTTTTATGACGtagatgctgcagctctcatctACTCCTTCACCGGCTGCTCCTTCACTGAGAAACTCTTCCCCTACTTCAATCCGTGTCTTAAtgatggaggcaaaaactctGCCCCTCTGATCATCTCTCCTGTACACGCAGTAGACTGA
- the LOC139225620 gene encoding E3 ubiquitin-protein ligase TRIM39-like produces MAAANYPRSEDQFLCSLCLDVLTDPVTTSCGHNFCKTCITEHWNTNDRFLCPLCKEAFTTRPDLRVNTLLSEMVSQFRQSAQQDASSSSSEQQVSKPREVPCDVCTGTKLKALKSCLVCLVSYCETHLEPHLTASGLKRHQLIDPVENLDSRMCTKHDKPLELFCKTDQTYICVLCSVLDHKTHEFVPLKEEYEGQKAELGKTEAEIQQMIQKRRLKIEEIKRSADLSQEDADRAIAEGVQVFTSLKERVERGQAELINTIKEKQERAEKQAQAFIRELEQEISELMKRRTEVEQLSRSEDHLNLLQSVQTLNTNQPPATRDWTEVSVPPPSYEGTVRRAVAQLEEDLSKEMKKLIKAELRRVQKFAVDVTLDPDTAHPDLILSDDGKQVNDGDVKRKKLPDNPERFSKYIIVLGEQSFSSGRFYFEVQVKGKTKWSLGVARESINRKENIRLSPEDGYWTVWLRNGNEYEACENPSVLLSLRSQPQKVGVFVDYEDGLVSFYDVDAAALIYSFTGCSFTEKLFPYFNPCLNDGGKNSAPLIISPVHAVD; encoded by the coding sequence atggcTGCAGCAAACTATCCGAGATCTGAAGATCAGTTTCTGTGCTCCCTCTGTCTGGATGTGCTCACTGATCCTGTCACCACATCATGTGGACACAACTTCTGCAAAACCTGCATCACTGAACACTGGAACACTAACGACCGGTTTCTGTGTCCCTTGTGTAAAGAGGCTTTTACCACAAGACCTGATTTGAGGGTCAACACTTTGCTCTCTGAGATGGTCTCTCAGTTCAGACAGTCAGCTCAACAGgacgccagcagcagcagctcagagcaacaAGTGTCCAAACCAAGAGAAGTTCCTTGTGACGTCTGCACTGGAACCAAACTGAAGGCCCTGAAGTCCTGCCTGGTGTGTCTGGTCTCCTACTGTGAGACTCACCTGGAGcctcatctgacagcttcaggCCTGAAAAGACACCAGCTGATCGACCCTGTGGAGAACCTGGACAGCAGGATGTGTACGAAGCACGATAAACCTCTGGAGCTGTTCTGTAAGACCGACCAGACGTATATCTGcgtgctctgctctgttttagacCACAAGACACATGAGTTTGTTCCTCTGAAAGAAGAATATGAAGGACAGAAGGCCGAGCTGGggaagacagaggctgaaatccagcagatgatccagaagagaCGACTGAAGATTGAGGAGATCAAACGGTCAgctgacctcagtcaggaagatgcagacagagcGATAGCAGAAGGTGTTCAGGTCTTCACTTCTCTGAAGGAGCGTGTTGAGAGAGGCCAGGCAGagctcatcaacaccatcaaagagaagcaggaaagagcagaaaaacaggcccaagctttcatcagagagctggaacaggaaatctctgagctgatgaagaggaggactgaggtggagcagctctCACGCTCTGAAGACCACCTCAATCTCCTCCAGAGTGTCCAGACCCTCAACACCAACCAGCCTCCAGCCACCAGGGACTGGACAGAGGTCAGCGTCCCTCCACCGTCCTATGAGGGGACTGTGAGgagagctgtggctcagctggaggaggatctcagtaaagagatgaagaagctgattaaagctgagctgaggagggtCCAGAAGTTTGCAGTGGATGTGACTCTTGATCCTGATACAGCACATCCTGATCTCATCCTGTCTGATGATGGGAAACAAGTGAATGATGGTgatgtgaagaggaaaaaactcCCAGACAATCCAGAGAGGTTTTCTAAGTATATCATTGTCTTAGGAGAGCAGAGTTTCTCTTCAGGCAGATTCTACTTTGAGGTTcaggttaaaggaaaaactaaatGGTCTTTAGGAGTGGCCAGAGAGTCGATCAACAGGAAAGAGAACATTAGACTGAGCCCTGAGGATGGTTACTGGACTGTATGGTTGAGGAATGGGAATGAGTACGAAGCTTGTGAGAACCCTtcagtccttctctctctgaggtCTCAGCCTCAGAaggtgggggtgtttgtggACTATGAGGACGGTCTGGTCTCCTTTTATGACGtagatgctgcagctctcatctACTCCTTCACCGGCTGCTCCTTCACTGAGAAACTCTTCCCCTACTTCAATCCGTGTCTTAAtgatggaggcaaaaactctGCCCCTCTGATCATCTCTCCTGTACACGCAGTAGACTGA